In Streptomyces sp. NBC_01717, one DNA window encodes the following:
- a CDS encoding YidC/Oxa1 family membrane protein insertase — MSVFMSAFAGLVGSFADLLQPLFQGAATAAAIVLFTALVRLAVHPLSRAAARGQKARTKLQPQIAELRKKHGKNPERMQKALMELHKEEKVSPLSGCLPSLLQMPAFFLLYHLFSSQKIGGDPNALLGHELFGAPLGERWHDALAHGGLLGAQSVVYLGLFAIVATVATFNYRRTKRQLAAAPATPATGPDGQPMPGMGAMTKLMPLMSFFTLVSVAYVPLAAALYIVTSTTWTAVERTVLYRDMPAAGAAMATAA; from the coding sequence GCCGCGACCGCCGCCGCGATCGTCCTCTTCACAGCGCTGGTGCGGCTCGCCGTGCACCCCCTGTCGCGGGCCGCGGCGCGCGGGCAGAAGGCCCGGACCAAACTCCAACCGCAGATCGCCGAATTGCGCAAGAAGCACGGCAAGAACCCCGAGCGCATGCAGAAGGCGCTCATGGAACTGCACAAGGAGGAGAAGGTCTCGCCGCTGTCCGGCTGCCTGCCCAGCCTCCTCCAGATGCCCGCCTTCTTCCTGCTCTACCACCTCTTCTCCAGCCAGAAGATCGGCGGCGACCCCAACGCGCTGCTCGGCCACGAGCTCTTCGGCGCCCCGCTCGGCGAGCGCTGGCACGACGCGCTCGCACACGGCGGGCTGCTCGGCGCGCAGAGCGTCGTCTATCTCGGCCTCTTCGCGATCGTCGCCACCGTCGCCACGTTCAACTACCGGCGTACGAAGCGTCAGCTCGCCGCAGCCCCGGCCACTCCCGCCACCGGGCCCGACGGGCAGCCGATGCCGGGCATGGGCGCGATGACGAAGCTGATGCCGCTGATGTCCTTCTTCACGCTCGTCTCGGTCGCGTACGTGCCGCTCGCCGCCGCGCTCTACATCGTCACCAGCACCACCTGGACCGCGGTCGAGCGGACCGTCCTCTACCGCGACATGCCGGCCGCGGGCGCCGCCATGGCCACCGCGGCGTAA
- a CDS encoding fumarylacetoacetate hydrolase family protein, which produces MKLLRVGTAGAERPALLDQDGTLRDLSGVVTDIDSELLADESALARVRAAAATPGELPVLDADGLRVGPPLARIGKIVCIGLNYHDHATETGAAIPTEPILFFKAPDTVVGPEDTVLVPRGSRKTDWEVELAVVIGRTARYLDSAEEALGHVAGYAVAHDVSEREFQIERGGTWDKGKNCETFNPLGPWLVTADEVPDPQALALKLWVNGELKQDGTTADQIFPVGEVVRYLSQFMTLYPGDVINTGTPAGVAMGQPEPKPYLRAGDVVELEVAGLGRQRQELKDA; this is translated from the coding sequence GTGAAGCTGCTTCGCGTGGGTACGGCAGGTGCGGAACGACCGGCTCTGCTGGACCAGGACGGGACGCTGCGTGACCTGTCCGGAGTCGTCACCGACATCGACAGCGAACTGCTCGCCGACGAGTCCGCGCTGGCCCGCGTAAGGGCTGCCGCGGCCACGCCCGGCGAGCTGCCTGTACTCGACGCCGACGGGCTCCGGGTCGGGCCGCCGCTCGCCCGGATCGGCAAGATCGTGTGCATCGGGCTGAACTACCACGACCACGCCACCGAGACCGGTGCGGCGATCCCGACCGAGCCGATCCTGTTCTTCAAGGCGCCGGACACCGTCGTCGGACCCGAGGACACCGTGCTGGTGCCGCGCGGCAGCCGCAAGACCGACTGGGAGGTCGAGCTCGCCGTCGTCATCGGCCGCACCGCCCGGTACCTGGACTCCGCCGAGGAGGCCCTCGGGCATGTCGCCGGTTACGCGGTCGCGCACGACGTCTCCGAGCGCGAGTTCCAGATCGAGCGGGGCGGCACCTGGGACAAGGGAAAGAACTGCGAGACGTTCAACCCGCTGGGGCCGTGGCTGGTCACGGCGGACGAGGTGCCCGACCCGCAGGCGCTCGCGCTGAAGCTGTGGGTCAACGGCGAGCTGAAGCAGGACGGCACGACCGCCGACCAGATCTTCCCGGTGGGCGAGGTCGTCCGCTACCTCAGCCAGTTCATGACGCTGTACCCGGGCGATGTCATCAACACCGGTACGCCGGCCGGGGTGGCCATGGGGCAGCCGGAGCCCAAGCCGTATCTGAGGGCGGGCGATGTCGTCGAGCTGGAGGTCGCGGGGCTGGGACGGCAGCGGCAGGAGCTCAAGGACGCCTAA
- a CDS encoding heme-degrading domain-containing protein, producing MNPTAPTISELIAQERRLTLPHFGYDDAYALGGLLVSLARRRHAPVAIDIRRGTQQLFHAALPGSSADNDAWIDRKRRVVERYGESSYLVGTRFRAKGTTFEDSSRLDPDLYAAHGGSFPIAVEGAGVIGSVTVSGLPQADDHALVVEALEQFATTIAG from the coding sequence ATGAACCCCACCGCTCCGACCATCTCCGAGCTCATCGCGCAGGAGCGCCGACTGACTCTGCCGCATTTCGGCTACGACGACGCGTACGCCCTCGGCGGCCTGCTCGTCTCCCTGGCCCGGAGGCGGCACGCTCCGGTCGCGATCGACATCCGGCGCGGCACCCAGCAGCTGTTCCATGCCGCGCTGCCCGGTTCGAGCGCGGACAACGACGCCTGGATCGACCGCAAGCGCAGAGTGGTCGAGCGGTACGGCGAGAGCTCGTACCTGGTCGGGACCCGGTTCCGGGCGAAGGGGACGACGTTCGAGGACTCCTCGCGGCTGGACCCGGACCTGTACGCCGCACACGGCGGTTCGTTCCCGATCGCGGTCGAGGGAGCAGGCGTGATCGGCTCGGTCACGGTCTCGGGTCTCCCGCAGGCGGACGACCACGCGCTGGTCGTCGAGGCGCTGGAACAGTTCGCCACCACGATCGCCGGATGA
- a CDS encoding Gfo/Idh/MocA family oxidoreductase: MTGITTPETHQQTPSHETPLRVGLVGYGLAGSVFHAPLIAATEGLVLDTIVTSNEERRAQARAEFPDVSFAASPDELWARAGGPDALDLIVIASPNKTHVPIATAALDAGLPVVVDKPIAGTAAKARALAALAEERGLLLSVFQNRRWDNDFLTLAQLIEDGELGDVQRFESRFERWRPQLKGGWRESGDPQEIGGLLYDLGSHVVDQALVLFGPAVQVYAESDARRPGAVTDDDTFLAITHANGVRSHLYVSATTAQLGPRFRVLGSKAGYVKYGLDPQEADLREGHRPSAAAPGWGEEPEALWGRIGAGESPLTGGGVPVRTLPGDYPAYYAAVADAVRGKGDNPVTALQAAAALDVLEAARRSAREGVTVTLPTASEEQTA; the protein is encoded by the coding sequence ATGACTGGCATCACGACTCCCGAGACGCACCAGCAGACGCCCTCGCACGAGACCCCCCTCCGCGTCGGACTCGTCGGCTACGGCCTGGCGGGCTCCGTCTTCCACGCCCCGCTGATCGCCGCGACCGAAGGCCTCGTCCTCGACACGATCGTCACGTCGAACGAGGAGCGGCGGGCGCAGGCCCGCGCCGAGTTCCCCGACGTCTCGTTCGCCGCGTCGCCCGACGAGCTGTGGGCCCGCGCGGGCGGCCCGGACGCGCTCGACCTGATCGTGATCGCCTCCCCCAACAAGACCCACGTCCCGATCGCGACCGCCGCGCTCGACGCCGGTCTGCCGGTCGTCGTGGACAAGCCGATCGCCGGTACGGCCGCCAAGGCGCGCGCGCTCGCCGCGCTGGCCGAGGAGCGCGGACTGCTGCTCTCGGTCTTCCAGAACCGCCGCTGGGACAACGACTTCCTGACGCTTGCCCAGTTGATCGAGGACGGCGAGCTCGGCGACGTACAGCGCTTCGAGTCCCGTTTCGAGCGGTGGCGCCCGCAGCTGAAGGGCGGCTGGCGCGAGTCGGGCGATCCGCAGGAGATCGGCGGACTGCTGTACGACCTGGGCAGCCATGTCGTCGACCAGGCGCTCGTGCTGTTCGGCCCGGCCGTCCAGGTGTACGCCGAGTCCGACGCGCGCCGCCCCGGCGCCGTCACCGACGACGACACGTTCCTGGCGATCACCCATGCGAACGGGGTCCGCTCGCATCTGTACGTCAGCGCAACGACAGCGCAGCTCGGCCCGCGCTTCCGGGTGCTCGGTTCGAAGGCCGGTTACGTGAAGTACGGGCTGGACCCGCAGGAGGCCGACCTGCGCGAGGGCCACCGCCCGTCCGCCGCCGCTCCCGGCTGGGGCGAGGAGCCCGAGGCACTGTGGGGCCGGATCGGTGCGGGCGAGTCGCCGCTGACCGGTGGCGGCGTCCCGGTCCGTACGCTGCCGGGCGACTACCCGGCGTACTACGCGGCGGTCGCCGACGCGGTGCGCGGCAAGGGCGACAATCCGGTGACGGCCCTGCAGGCCGCCGCTGCCCTGGACGTCCTCGAGGCCGCCCGACGCTCGGCCCGCGAAGGCGTCACCGTGACCCTGCCCACTGCTTCCGAGGAGCAGACCGCATGA
- a CDS encoding ROK family transcriptional regulator yields the protein MNRSNAGANLPTLRSHNAALVLDLLRVAGERGISRLELAERTGLTPQAVSKITARLRAEGLATEAGHRASTGGKPRTVLRLVPDAGHAVGLHLDRDELTVVLVDLAGTVVASRRTPLDFGAPAGEVVAVAAGEVGAVLGGPVGADAEAESPQPHPFPEPGAGPWAPAASTPGDGGAGGTAPVGGARTVLGIGVAVPGPLDHRGGVLHRVTGFPQWDGYPLQDALAARTGLPVVVDKDTNAAALGLALRADGPGDFAYLHLGTGLGAGLFLGGALHRGARTGAGEFGHQTVALDGPPCGCGGRGCIEALCLAAVAEGDVAEAARVLGTGAANLVGLLDIDRVVLGGRTVGADPDAYVRGVRAVIEERARRDGTGAAVPLVTTAGAGRPVAEGAAQLVLAALFGRVGSGGGV from the coding sequence GTGAACAGGAGTAATGCGGGGGCCAATCTGCCGACACTGCGCAGCCACAACGCGGCGCTCGTGCTGGACCTGCTGCGTGTCGCGGGCGAGCGCGGGATCAGCCGTCTGGAGCTGGCGGAGCGGACGGGGCTCACGCCGCAGGCCGTCAGCAAGATCACCGCCCGGCTGCGGGCGGAGGGCCTGGCGACGGAGGCCGGCCACCGCGCGTCCACAGGCGGCAAGCCGCGGACGGTGCTGCGGCTGGTCCCGGACGCGGGGCACGCGGTGGGGCTGCACCTGGACCGCGACGAACTGACGGTGGTCCTGGTCGACCTGGCCGGGACGGTCGTCGCGAGCCGCAGGACGCCGCTGGACTTCGGCGCGCCGGCGGGGGAGGTCGTCGCGGTGGCCGCGGGCGAGGTGGGGGCGGTGCTGGGCGGACCGGTGGGGGCGGATGCCGAGGCGGAATCTCCCCAGCCGCACCCGTTCCCGGAACCGGGGGCGGGCCCCTGGGCTCCCGCGGCGTCCACCCCCGGTGACGGGGGCGCGGGCGGGACCGCTCCCGTGGGGGGCGCGCGGACCGTCCTCGGGATCGGTGTGGCCGTGCCCGGGCCCTTGGACCATCGCGGGGGCGTGCTCCATCGCGTCACCGGATTTCCGCAGTGGGACGGCTATCCGCTCCAGGACGCCCTCGCCGCTCGTACCGGGTTGCCCGTCGTCGTCGACAAGGACACCAACGCAGCCGCCCTCGGGCTCGCCCTGCGGGCCGACGGTCCGGGCGACTTCGCGTATCTGCATCTCGGGACCGGGCTCGGTGCCGGGCTGTTTCTCGGCGGGGCGTTGCACCGCGGGGCCCGCACCGGGGCCGGGGAGTTCGGGCATCAGACCGTGGCGCTGGACGGGCCGCCGTGCGGTTGCGGCGGGCGCGGCTGTATCGAGGCGCTCTGTCTCGCCGCCGTCGCAGAAGGCGATGTCGCGGAGGCCGCGCGCGTGCTCGGGACCGGTGCCGCCAACCTCGTGGGGCTGCTCGACATCGACCGGGTGGTGCTGGGCGGCCGTACCGTCGGCGCGGATCCGGATGCGTACGTACGAGGGGTCCGCGCCGTGATCGAAGAGCGCGCACGGCGTGACGGCACAGGTGCGGCGGTGCCGCTCGTCACCACCGCCGGGGCCGGCCGGCCCGTCGCCGAGGGGGCCGCGCAGCTGGTCCTCGCCGCGTTGTTCGGCCGTGTCGGCAGCGGTGGTGGCGTATAG
- a CDS encoding GntR family transcriptional regulator, with amino-acid sequence MDYLLDQAPGAPIRSGIPEHGRIPKYYAVKAHVSLLIEELGEGGMLPTERDLAVRYEVSRETVRQALRELLLEGRLARQGRGTVVAGPKLEQPLSLASYTEGVRRQGRTPGRHLIGLEKFPCPAALAAETGVEQGEPVWHLERVLLADDDRVGLESTYVSVARVPDLDTEFDPDSSFYAYLHDRLGIAFGDADERIETVLATPREALLIGTPPALPMLLLHRISRDASGRPLERVRTLFRGDRFSFTAHLGARG; translated from the coding sequence GTGGACTACCTGCTCGACCAGGCACCTGGCGCACCGATCCGCTCCGGCATTCCGGAGCACGGCCGTATCCCCAAGTACTACGCCGTGAAGGCCCATGTCTCGCTCCTCATCGAGGAGTTGGGCGAGGGCGGCATGCTGCCCACCGAGCGTGACCTCGCCGTCCGCTACGAAGTCTCGCGCGAGACCGTGCGTCAGGCGCTGCGTGAACTCCTGCTGGAGGGCCGGCTCGCCCGTCAGGGCCGCGGCACCGTCGTCGCGGGTCCCAAGCTGGAGCAGCCGCTCTCCCTCGCCAGCTATACGGAGGGTGTGCGCCGCCAGGGGCGGACCCCGGGCCGCCACCTCATCGGTCTGGAAAAGTTCCCCTGCCCCGCCGCACTCGCCGCCGAGACCGGCGTCGAGCAGGGCGAACCGGTCTGGCACCTGGAGCGCGTCCTGCTCGCCGACGACGACCGGGTCGGCCTGGAGAGCACCTACGTCTCCGTCGCCCGCGTACCGGATCTGGACACCGAGTTCGACCCCGACTCCTCCTTCTACGCCTATCTCCACGACCGGCTCGGCATCGCGTTCGGTGATGCGGACGAGCGGATCGAGACGGTGCTGGCCACCCCGCGCGAAGCTCTGCTGATCGGTACGCCGCCCGCGCTGCCCATGTTGCTGCTCCACCGGATCTCGCGGGACGCGAGCGGGCGGCCACTGGAGCGCGTGCGCACCCTCTTCCGCGGCGACCGGTTCTCCTTCACCGCTCACCTGGGCGCGCGGGGCTGA